Proteins from a single region of Psychrobacter cryohalolentis K5:
- a CDS encoding TusE/DsrC/DsvC family sulfur relay protein, whose amino-acid sequence MALDDVALDQDGHLRDHTIWTPDIAQQLANTLDIVLDTERLAVLQQVRAFFVKFNHAPATRPLIKWLQQTLPDDDISNQKLQQLFNTGLVARHVNRLAGLPKPPNCL is encoded by the coding sequence ATGGCATTAGACGATGTAGCATTAGATCAGGATGGGCATTTACGTGACCACACTATCTGGACGCCCGATATTGCACAGCAGCTAGCTAATACCTTGGATATCGTCTTAGATACTGAGCGCTTGGCAGTGTTACAGCAAGTACGAGCTTTTTTTGTAAAATTCAATCACGCACCTGCCACGCGCCCACTAATAAAATGGCTACAGCAGACTTTACCTGATGATGACATCAGCAATCAAAAGCTACAGCAGCTATTTAACACAGGTCTGGTCGCCCGCCATGTCAATCGCCTCGCTGGGCTACCCAAACCGCCGAATTGCTTATAA
- the tusD gene encoding sulfurtransferase complex subunit TusD, producing MTLSTPLLLITADPSHPLAYMALRYARAYLQNASLADNAPNSADHENSVLNIFFYADAAHTANRLRWQSADQSNITQEWQAMAAQYNLVLPVCVSTALSRGISDTDNSSRHQLETENLATGFKLVGLSELAMMMQGDCRLLQF from the coding sequence ATGACACTCTCAACGCCTCTACTTTTGATTACCGCTGACCCAAGCCATCCACTTGCATATATGGCATTACGCTATGCGCGCGCTTATCTACAAAACGCCTCTTTAGCCGATAATGCGCCTAATAGCGCGGATCATGAAAACTCTGTATTAAACATCTTCTTTTATGCAGATGCAGCACATACTGCCAATCGTTTAAGGTGGCAATCAGCCGATCAATCAAATATTACCCAAGAGTGGCAGGCAATGGCAGCACAGTATAATCTTGTACTGCCAGTATGCGTCAGTACGGCACTCAGTCGCGGTATTAGTGATACGGACAACAGCAGCCGCCATCAGTTAGAGACAGAAAATCTAGCGACAGGTTTTAAGCTAGTAGGTCTGAGTGAGCTTGCTATGATGATGCAAGGCGACTGTCGCTTACTACAATTCTAA
- a CDS encoding tRNA (cytidine(34)-2'-O)-methyltransferase has protein sequence MTIHIVLVAPKMPSNTGNIIRLCANSGAQLHLVKPLGFELDDKKLRRAGLDYHEYAHLQVHDNWSIAKQALQDADCHTITALTTKLSKPFYDYDFGGQETAESGSDFSGNNVAMVFGSETAGLADDIREDIGADNWLRLPMLADSRSLNLSNSVAICLYEVWRQQGFGGDEGRSIGYETLIVYDPK, from the coding sequence ATGACCATTCATATCGTGCTGGTAGCGCCAAAAATGCCCAGTAACACGGGCAATATCATTCGTCTGTGTGCCAATAGTGGGGCGCAGCTGCATTTAGTCAAACCATTAGGGTTTGAGCTGGATGATAAAAAATTGCGCCGTGCAGGATTAGATTATCATGAGTATGCCCATCTGCAAGTACACGACAATTGGTCAATAGCAAAGCAAGCATTGCAGGATGCTGACTGTCATACCATTACGGCATTGACCACCAAGTTAAGTAAGCCTTTTTATGATTATGATTTTGGTGGACAAGAGACTGCAGAGTCGGGCAGTGATTTTTCTGGAAATAATGTGGCCATGGTTTTTGGCTCAGAAACAGCGGGACTGGCAGATGATATACGTGAAGATATTGGCGCTGATAACTGGCTACGATTGCCGATGCTAGCAGATTCACGCAGTTTGAATCTGTCGAACAGCGTGGCAATATGTTTATATGAGGTATGGCGACAACAAGGATTTGGCGGTGATGAAGGTCGTAGTATCGGCTATGAGACACTCATCGTCTACGACCCAAAGTAG
- a CDS encoding entericidin A/B family lipoprotein: MKKLVIASLAAMFVLTGCNTFKGLGQDVSSAGSAVSGTAQEVQNKI; the protein is encoded by the coding sequence ATGAAAAAATTAGTTATCGCATCTTTGGCTGCTATGTTTGTATTAACTGGTTGTAACACTTTTAAAGGTCTAGGCCAAGACGTATCAAGCGCTGGTAGTGCTGTAAGCGGTACTGCACAAGAAGTACAAAACAAAATCTAA